One Salinimonas marina DNA segment encodes these proteins:
- the syd gene encoding SecY-interacting protein translates to MAQSINTALDNYISKLLNLAEQQQTPLQVQYDSAWPSPCYQREVAEGEWVTWQPVKQTETLSFAKLEQALEIELNPQYCEYFTRYFSENLPAAADRGECDLLQVLSATDFERLQENLIGHILMKRRLRQPETLFFGLTSDDDFILTVDNASGAVLLERVGKKSDEVLAEDLTSFIQQLEPRLPA, encoded by the coding sequence ATGGCGCAATCTATTAATACCGCACTTGATAACTATATTTCTAAGTTGCTGAACCTGGCCGAACAGCAGCAAACCCCGTTGCAGGTGCAGTACGATAGCGCATGGCCCTCGCCGTGTTATCAGCGCGAGGTTGCCGAAGGGGAGTGGGTGACATGGCAGCCGGTAAAGCAGACAGAGACGTTATCGTTTGCAAAACTTGAACAGGCACTGGAAATTGAGCTTAACCCGCAGTACTGCGAATATTTCACCCGCTATTTTTCAGAAAATCTCCCCGCGGCGGCAGATCGGGGCGAGTGCGATCTGCTACAGGTATTAAGCGCCACTGATTTTGAGCGTTTGCAGGAAAATCTGATAGGTCATATTTTAATGAAACGTCGCCTGCGCCAGCCAGAAACCTTGTTTTTTGGCCTGACCAGCGACGATGATTTTATCCTGACGGTGGATAATGCCAGCGGTGCCGTGTTATTAGAGCGGGTAGGCAAAAAGTCTGATGAGGTGCTGGCGGAAGACTTGACCAGCTTTATTCAACAGCTTGAGCCCCGCCTTCCGGCGTAA
- the queF gene encoding NADPH-dependent 7-cyano-7-deazaguanine reductase QueF (Catalyzes the NADPH-dependent reduction of 7-cyano-7-deazaguanine (preQ0) to 7-aminomethyl-7-deazaguanine (preQ1) in queuosine biosynthesis): MTNTASPKLPENLSLGQAVEYEAFYKPELLQGVPRALSRQQQHIDEQNLPFSGIDTWTGYELSWLNAKGKPQVGILECHVPVSSANLIESKSFKLYLNSFNQTRFESRQQVETTLAQDLTACAGESVQVQVFLPGQFDRFATRELQGTVIDDLDIEISSYSPNPLLLTTTSNAVSETLVSHLLKSNCLITSQPDWASIQIRYQGQAIEHESLLRYLIGFRQHNEFHEQCVERIYCDLLALPGMQKLTVLARYTRRGGLDINPFRSNFEAPYPNYRNARQ, encoded by the coding sequence ATGACAAATACAGCCTCACCCAAATTGCCTGAAAACTTGTCGCTTGGCCAGGCCGTGGAATACGAAGCCTTTTACAAGCCGGAGCTATTGCAAGGGGTGCCCCGGGCGCTGAGTCGCCAGCAACAACATATTGATGAGCAAAACCTGCCCTTTTCAGGTATCGATACCTGGACCGGTTATGAACTGTCATGGCTCAACGCTAAGGGTAAGCCGCAGGTGGGTATTCTGGAGTGCCACGTACCGGTAAGCTCGGCGAATCTGATTGAGTCCAAGTCGTTCAAGCTGTATCTCAATAGCTTTAACCAAACCCGATTTGAGTCGCGCCAGCAGGTAGAAACGACCTTAGCGCAGGATTTAACCGCCTGTGCCGGCGAGTCGGTGCAGGTTCAGGTATTTTTGCCTGGCCAGTTTGACCGTTTTGCCACCCGTGAACTGCAAGGCACGGTCATCGACGACTTAGATATTGAAATTTCCAGTTACTCCCCGAACCCGTTGCTGCTTACCACTACCTCCAATGCGGTATCTGAAACCCTGGTGAGCCACCTGCTCAAATCTAATTGTCTGATCACCAGCCAACCTGACTGGGCCAGTATTCAGATCCGCTATCAGGGTCAGGCTATTGAGCATGAAAGCCTGCTTCGCTATCTGATTGGCTTTCGCCAGCATAATGAGTTTCATGAACAGTGTGTTGAACGTATTTATTGCGATTTACTGGCGCTCCCCGGGATGCAGAAACTGACGGTACTGGCACGCTACACCCGCCGTGGCGGGCTGGATATCAATCCGTTCCGTTCCAACTTTGAGGCCCCCTACCCCAATTATCGCAACGCCCGACAATAG
- a CDS encoding NAD(P)-dependent oxidoreductase, whose translation MSDPVIGFIGLGLMGGNMVENLQNKGFQVVVMDLNQDAVSACVERGAKQASNGKELAQAADIIMLCLTTSEIVEKVVYGENGILEGVKEGSVLIDFGTSIPASTKKIGADLASKGVGMIDAPLGRTPAHAKEGKLNIMAAGEPDTFEKVKPILEQQGENIFYLGELGAGHTTKLINNFMGMTTVCAMSQAFAVADKAGVDRQQLFDIMSTGPSSSPFMQFCKNYAVDNVSDLGFTIANANKDLRYFLQMVDDLGTRSPIAEGSSANLSAAYEAGMGDGNVPEIFDYFKKLQK comes from the coding sequence ATGTCTGATCCAGTTATTGGTTTTATCGGTTTGGGCCTGATGGGCGGCAACATGGTCGAAAATCTTCAGAACAAAGGTTTTCAGGTTGTGGTTATGGACCTGAACCAGGACGCGGTTTCTGCCTGCGTTGAACGAGGTGCCAAACAAGCCAGTAATGGCAAAGAACTCGCCCAGGCTGCCGATATTATCATGCTATGCCTGACCACCTCTGAGATCGTAGAAAAAGTAGTCTACGGTGAAAACGGTATTTTAGAAGGGGTAAAAGAAGGTTCAGTATTGATTGATTTTGGTACGTCTATTCCTGCTTCCACCAAAAAAATCGGTGCTGATTTAGCCAGTAAAGGTGTGGGTATGATTGATGCGCCACTTGGAAGAACGCCTGCCCATGCGAAAGAAGGAAAGCTGAATATTATGGCTGCCGGCGAGCCCGATACCTTCGAAAAGGTGAAACCGATACTTGAACAGCAAGGTGAAAACATCTTTTATCTTGGCGAGTTAGGTGCAGGCCATACCACCAAACTGATCAATAACTTTATGGGAATGACCACGGTATGCGCCATGTCTCAGGCGTTTGCTGTGGCTGACAAAGCAGGGGTAGATCGCCAGCAATTATTCGACATTATGTCCACCGGCCCCTCCAGTTCTCCATTCATGCAATTTTGCAAAAACTACGCGGTCGATAACGTCAGCGATTTGGGATTTACTATTGCCAACGCTAACAAAGACTTACGCTACTTTTTACAGATGGTAGATGATCTGGGTACCCGCTCACCTATTGCTGAAGGTTCTTCTGCCAACCTCAGTGCTGCATACGAGGCGGGCATGGGAGATGGCAATGTTCCGGAAATATTCGATTACTTTAAAAAGTTACAAAAGTAA
- a CDS encoding GNAT family N-acetyltransferase translates to MSPPVTARLSHDTVQAIYLQADDLNVAASILYKAYHDDALFEHIFQAHREGYENRLRQAIKQELQACWDTEQILLGLFEDARLLAVACITKPLAGFAPGKIWHWRLKMMVTAGFVSTRQFIEKEEKIRSLVPANAFHMISLIGVRPDYQHQGLGHLLMGAIDTIIAEDDSSEGVGVFATVSAYRHFFEDGGYECVTPVHFDSVQGDVLYKKRVV, encoded by the coding sequence ATGTCACCCCCGGTTACGGCACGGCTGTCCCACGATACCGTTCAGGCTATCTACCTACAGGCTGATGATTTAAATGTGGCCGCCTCTATTTTGTACAAAGCCTATCATGATGATGCTTTATTTGAGCATATCTTTCAGGCCCACCGGGAAGGTTATGAAAATCGGTTGCGCCAGGCAATAAAACAAGAGCTGCAGGCCTGCTGGGACACCGAACAGATACTGCTGGGTCTGTTTGAAGATGCAAGACTGTTGGCGGTGGCGTGTATTACCAAACCCCTTGCCGGTTTTGCCCCGGGTAAAATTTGGCACTGGCGCCTTAAAATGATGGTGACCGCAGGCTTTGTTTCCACCCGGCAGTTTATCGAAAAAGAAGAAAAAATTCGTAGCCTGGTCCCTGCTAATGCATTTCATATGATTTCGTTGATTGGGGTCCGTCCGGACTATCAGCATCAGGGCTTAGGACACCTCCTCATGGGCGCGATTGATACCATAATCGCAGAGGATGACAGCAGTGAAGGCGTCGGGGTATTCGCCACCGTTTCGGCTTATCGGCACTTTTTTGAAGATGGCGGTTATGAATGTGTAACCCCGGTACATTTTGACTCGGTGCAAGGCGATGTCCTGTATAAAAAGCGGGTGGTATAA
- a CDS encoding DUF3192 domain-containing protein: MKYLPLLLALSAPVLLSGCIISVDDHKDGYSNDWQDREYNNRKHIAKLQEGMGFENIVGRMGVADFSELQQKEDGVYRILYYRTQRSTEDGITTKDECTPLVFKNGELIGWGERAYTAL, encoded by the coding sequence ATGAAATATTTGCCACTGCTGCTTGCTCTGAGCGCACCGGTGTTACTGTCAGGCTGTATCATTTCGGTGGATGATCACAAGGATGGTTATTCAAATGACTGGCAGGATCGCGAATACAACAACCGTAAACATATCGCTAAATTACAGGAAGGTATGGGGTTTGAAAACATCGTTGGGCGTATGGGTGTGGCCGACTTTAGTGAATTACAGCAAAAAGAAGATGGGGTTTACCGCATCCTGTACTACCGCACACAGCGCTCTACTGAAGATGGCATCACCACCAAAGATGAGTGCACGCCCCTGGTATTTAAAAACGGCGAGCTGATAGGTTGGGGCGAACGCGCCTACACCGCGTTGTAA